In the genome of Methanococcoides burtonii DSM 6242, the window TATGTGGACCCGCCGGTCCGCTGTATCTTTCGTGTTTCTATAATGATCTCTCCTTTTTCGAACCATTCTATATATTAAAGGTTGCATATATATTCATATGTCTGATGTGTCATTCTCTTTCTGGTTCTAAATAGTTCAAAAACCGTATTTCCCTATAAGGGGGACAAATATCACTTCTCCCATCGCTTTATGGGTGATGTTGCCTTTGCTGTCTTTCTTTACGACGACAAGGGTTTGATATTGTGTTCCTACCGGGATCACCATTATACCGTTCTTTGACAATTGTTCTCTAAGTGGTGGTGGGACCTCAGGTGCCACTGAAGTCACAGCGATGCGGTCGTATGGGGCATGTTCAGGCAGACCGCAGGATCCGTCATCATGTACCACAGTGACATTTGAATATCCTGCTCTTTCAAGGTTGTTCCTGGCAAGGTCCACAAGTTCTGGAATGCGTTCGACCGTGTAGACTTTCCCATTCTCACCTGCAAGCTCAGCCATTACAGCAGCATTATATCCTGAACCGCTACCGATCTCCAGAATAGTCATTCCCTCAGTAATTTTCAGGAGATCGCACATTATGGCGACCATATGGGGTGCGGAGATCGTTTGATCATATCCGATGGGTAATGGAGTGTCTGCATAAGCAAAACTTTGCATATCCTCAGGTAAAAAAAGATGTCTCGGGACCTTTTTCATAGCATTGAGCACTCGCTGATCGGTCCCGTTAGCTTTCAGTGCTCTTATCAATACCTCTTGTCCCTTTGACTCCATGAGGTTTTTCCTTCTCCCCATCCTTGCTTGCGCTTGTCGATGGAATAAATGCGCTTGATATACTTGGCAGCAACTCGATCTCCCTTTCGTGATTGGAATGAACCGCCTCTTATCTTTATCTTGGTGATGTGGAACGTTTTTCCTTCTGCGTTATAGTCTTCACCGACAACGAACTCATATTCTCCGGGAACTTTCTTTTCCAGAGATGTTGAGCCGTTCCTGACCTTCAATGATATTTTTGCAGTAACTTCATCTGTAGCACGTCCCCAGATCGTATCGATCTTATCGACTTCCTGGCGGTCCACGCGGCGGCCTTCGGATTCAATGGATGTTACAATTATCGGATATACTTCTTCAGAGTTCTCATCATCGATCACAAGTTCATCATCGATATATAGCATCTCTTCTGAGTCTATAGGTGCATGAAGGGTAAATGAAATGTCATCCTTGCTGACGATCACTTTTGTAACTATGGGCTTCTTCTCTTCAATTACTGTTGTGTGGACTGCTCCACATTCCTGGCACTGTACGACGGGATTCTGCCCCGCTCTCAATACCTCGTGCTCTACCGATTCCTTTGGTGAACATACAGGACATTCTACTATTACTTCTTCATTCATGGTATCTGAGCATATGATTGTTCGGGGTGTGTATAAACTTAACCATGAACAACTTTATTATCAATGGATTAAGACTGGACTGTTCATTTTATTGAAGCAGCATGTGCAGCAATGAATTCGCGAATGTATTTTGCACCAAGTATCGCAGTCTGACCGCTATCATACTCCGGGGATATCTCCATCACATCAAAACCTCTGGCAATGGGTGCGAATTCCCGTATGATGTCCCTAACTTGCACGGATGTAAGTCCAAATGGTTCCGGTGTTCCCACTCCCGGTGCAAACGCAGGGTCAAGTGCATCCATGTCAAGGGATATGTAGATATTCTCACAATCAAGATATTCTCTAATCTCGTTGGTAAGTCCCTTTATCCCTTTCTCTGTAACATCTTCGGGAGTATAGTAACGAACGTTGTTCTCTTTGGCATAGTCCCATTCTTCCTTTGGACCGCTTCGAATGCCTATGCTGACATAGTTCTCAGTGACCTCTTCGAGAATATGGCGGGAAACACAAGCATGATTATACTTCATTCCCTCAAACTCATCCCGGAGGTCAAAATGTGCATCCAATACAACTACTCCGAAATCCTCTCCTGCATGTTTTGCACAGGCTTTCATACATGGTAGTGTTAGGGAATGTTCTCCACCTATCATTATTGGGAGCTTTCCATCATCAACGATGTTAATGACATCAAGATAAAGCTCATCAAGGACATCGTCCACAAGAGCTCCTGCTTCGAAATTTCCTGCATCGTGGGCAGGGATCTCTGAAATATCGATATCATAAAAAGAGTTATAACTTTCAAAATTTGCAGTGGCGCTCCTTATAGCGTCAGGAGCCCATCTGCTCCCAGCCCTGAACGATGATGTACGATCAAATGGTACTCCAAATATGACGTAGCTGGCAGAATCGTAATCTGCCAGTGCATCCATCATGCCGGGCTGGTAGAACATAATATCCCTGTTTTTATCTAAGGTCTATCTTCATCTTACCCATAGCTTCAATGTATGTGATATCTTTACCTTCAGTGACCCTATCCTTGTAGTCTTCAGGGATGGTAAGTTCGAATGTAGTGTAGGTTTCCATATCCATGAGCTGTGCGATGTTGCTGGAAATGGATAGTACCTGTGCACTCTTACGCTCGACGATAGGTACGTAGGTCTTAGCGGAAACTGAGCTTATGATGGAACGTTTCTGGCCATCGAATATGCCAATTGCCTCGATCCTTGCTTTTGCTGATCCGTGCTTACCTGGCTTTGATTTTTGTATGCTCTTGATGACACATGGCTCATCATCGGCAAGGACGTATTTACCTTCTTTAAGTTCTTTAACCTCTACCTGCTGTTTCATTTATAATCCTCCTATAATCGCAAAAAACGTAATGTTTTTTATTAATGGATAAATATGTGCTTATAATTCTTTATTCTATATATCAATCTAACGAACAAAGAAATTCAATGGGCATGGATGTTTCAAAACTATTTAAATGCATATCCTATGTATGTATCCAAATGTTCTACAATTCACTTTTTAATGTGTTTATCCTCAAGGCTCTTTATCTTTTTATGATACCGTAACCATCCTGTTCCTAAATATCCCAGAACACCTATGGCGATCAGCACAATTGCAATTATTATGGGATACGTCTTTTCCAGAAGCAAGGGATTCACATTATCCCTCTGTTCATACGAAGGATACATTATGTCCTTTTTGTCATTACTATGGTCAAGCCCAAGGGCATGTCCGAGTTCATGTATGGCGATCTGTTCCATGTTCGCATCTCCATACTGCTGCCACGAAAGTCCTCTTTTATCGCCGACTTCCAGGACGATACTGGCACGGATGAATCTGCCGGCAGATATTTCCGGTCTGCAGTATCCTGCAACACCATCTTCTGCACCGGTAACCTCTTCCATTGTCTCGACCCACATGACATAAATGTCTGCATCCGGGCTATCAATTATCTCAAAATCTGGCTCATAATATAGTTTGCCGTTCCCGCCGGTTTCCCAATACTCAGTTGCGTCCACAATCGCTTTTCGATATGTGTGGCTGTAGTGCGGGGGTGTATTCACATCATCTATATACACTGTTATGGGTGAATGGTCCCAAGGTTCATCAAAGAATCTCGGGTATTCTTTTTCTCCAAGAAATCCGTGTGCAGGAATTATTAGAGTGCATAAAAGTAGAATGCTAAGGATCGTTATTTTGATCTTCATTTCATCTCACTTGGGACTGTCATTTATCTTTGAATGTGATCGTTACTTTTGTTCCATTACTTCTGTCGATATGTATATTCCCACCGATCTGTTTCACAAGTTCGTTAACCAGTTGCATGCCCAGTGTCTTTGTATTTCCGATCTCTATCTCTTTCTGAATACCTATGCCGTTATCGGCCACAATGAGGGTGAATTGATCATCTTTCCTGTGGAAAACAATGGATATGTTCCCCTTTCCGTCCGGGAATGCATATTTGAAACAGTTAACAATAAGTTCATTAAGAATAAGCCCGAGGTGAATGGCCCTGTCAACGCTTAAAAGAGTATCCTCTACCTCCATCCTTAGTTTAATATTCTTTGCCTGCTGACCGTTCATCTGATACAGGTAATTTGTAACATCCTTTGCATAATCCTGAAAAGCAACATTCGTCATATCTCTCGAACGGTACAGTTCTTCGTGTGCAATGGATATTGAATGGATCCGATCCCTGCTTTCTTTAAATGCATTGATAACCTGGGGGTCTGTGAAGTTGCTAGCCTCAAGATCCAGAAGGCTGGCGATTATCTGAAGATTATTCTTTATACGATGGTGTAT includes:
- a CDS encoding matrixin family metalloprotease, translating into MKIKITILSILLLCTLIIPAHGFLGEKEYPRFFDEPWDHSPITVYIDDVNTPPHYSHTYRKAIVDATEYWETGGNGKLYYEPDFEIIDSPDADIYVMWVETMEEVTGAEDGVAGYCRPEISAGRFIRASIVLEVGDKRGLSWQQYGDANMEQIAIHELGHALGLDHSNDKKDIMYPSYEQRDNVNPLLLEKTYPIIIAIVLIAIGVLGYLGTGWLRYHKKIKSLEDKHIKK
- a CDS encoding protein-L-isoaspartate O-methyltransferase, whose amino-acid sequence is MGRRKNLMESKGQEVLIRALKANGTDQRVLNAMKKVPRHLFLPEDMQSFAYADTPLPIGYDQTISAPHMVAIMCDLLKITEGMTILEIGSGSGYNAAVMAELAGENGKVYTVERIPELVDLARNNLERAGYSNVTVVHDDGSCGLPEHAPYDRIAVTSVAPEVPPPLREQLSKNGIMVIPVGTQYQTLVVVKKDSKGNITHKAMGEVIFVPLIGKYGF
- a CDS encoding translation initiation factor IF-5A gives rise to the protein MKQQVEVKELKEGKYVLADDEPCVIKSIQKSKPGKHGSAKARIEAIGIFDGQKRSIISSVSAKTYVPIVERKSAQVLSISSNIAQLMDMETYTTFELTIPEDYKDRVTEGKDITYIEAMGKMKIDLR
- a CDS encoding HVO_0476 family zinc finger protein, with amino-acid sequence MNEEVIVECPVCSPKESVEHEVLRAGQNPVVQCQECGAVHTTVIEEKKPIVTKVIVSKDDISFTLHAPIDSEEMLYIDDELVIDDENSEEVYPIIVTSIESEGRRVDRQEVDKIDTIWGRATDEVTAKISLKVRNGSTSLEKKVPGEYEFVVGEDYNAEGKTFHITKIKIRGGSFQSRKGDRVAAKYIKRIYSIDKRKQGWGEGKTSWSQRDKRY
- the speB gene encoding agmatinase → MFYQPGMMDALADYDSASYVIFGVPFDRTSSFRAGSRWAPDAIRSATANFESYNSFYDIDISEIPAHDAGNFEAGALVDDVLDELYLDVINIVDDGKLPIMIGGEHSLTLPCMKACAKHAGEDFGVVVLDAHFDLRDEFEGMKYNHACVSRHILEEVTENYVSIGIRSGPKEEWDYAKENNVRYYTPEDVTEKGIKGLTNEIREYLDCENIYISLDMDALDPAFAPGVGTPEPFGLTSVQVRDIIREFAPIARGFDVMEISPEYDSGQTAILGAKYIREFIAAHAASIK